A region of the Edaphobacter lichenicola genome:
GCCGGCATCAGCGAGCCGGGCTTCATGGTGTTTGGATCTTCGACCCACTTCCTTAGATTCTCGGGCGTGTTTTGAATCGGGCCGGAAGCTATGGTGTCGCGGCTGGCGAGGTGGGTCAGGTCGGGGCCGAAGCGGCCGGTGGCGACGGTTCCTTTGACGGTGTGGCAGTTGATGCAGGCGTTCTTCATGAAGACGGCCTGGCCTTCGGTGGCGGCGGCGTTGCCGGGAAACTCCTGCTGTGCGGGCTTGTTCTGTTGCTCGATCCATGCGGCGAAGTCCTGCGGGGATTGCGCGTAGACGCGGAGGAGCATCTTTGCGTGCTGGGTTCCACAGTATTGGGCGCACTGACCGAGGTAGAGGCCCGTCGCTTCAGGGTCGATCCACATGGTGTTGACGCGGTTTGGAATCAGGTCCATCTTGCCGGCGAGACGAGGCACCCAGAAGCTGTGGGAGACGTCGGCGGAGGACATGGTGAGATAGGTTGGGGTCGGCGATGCAGGATCGCTGATGGGGACGTGGAGCTCGTTGGCGGTGACGACGCCGGACT
Encoded here:
- the coxB gene encoding cytochrome c oxidase subunit II; amino-acid sequence: MSLIAGTAFAQSPTNIFDPAGTPARSAFGLSMLVLSITLAIFLIVAGLLLYALIRFRHRSTDSNREPAQIYGSNQIELSWTVIPILIVVTLFLTTTRVILGTEAIPKPASAMDVTIIGHQFWWEYRYPKSGVVTANELHVPISDPASPTPTYLTMSSADVSHSFWVPRLAGKMDLIPNRVNTMWIDPEATGLYLGQCAQYCGTQHAKMLLRVYAQSPQDFAAWIEQQNKPAQQEFPGNAAATEGQAVFMKNACINCHTVKGTVATGRFGPDLTHLASRDTIASGPIQNTPENLRKWVEDPNTMKPGSLMPAMHLNDHDLDVITAYLSQLH